In a genomic window of Passer domesticus isolate bPasDom1 chromosome 3, bPasDom1.hap1, whole genome shotgun sequence:
- the PNPT1 gene encoding polyribonucleotide nucleotidyltransferase 1, mitochondrial isoform X5, which yields MELSSGKLAKFADGSAVVQLGDTAVMVTAVSKTKPSPSQFMPLVVDYRQKAAAAGRIPTNYLRRELGSTDKEILTSRVIDRSIRPLFPAGYFYDTQILCNLLAVDGVNDPDILAINGASAALALSDIPWNGPIGAVRVGLVDGETVINPTRKEMASSALNLVVAGAPQSQVVMLEATAENILQQDFCHAIKVGVKQTQQIIQGIQQLVKERGVVKRTVQKLFIAPEEIVEFAKKLASNKIYAVFTDSSHDKISRDEAINKIRLETEEQLKEKFPEAEPYEIMESFNVVSKDIFRNLVLNEYRRCDGRDLTSLRDIKCEVNMFKMLHGSALFQRGQTQVLCTVTFDSLESSVKSDVISTAVSGIKDKNFMLHYEFPPYATNEIGKVTGLNRRELGHGALAERALKPVIPQDFPFTIRVTSEVLESNGSSSMASACGGSLALMDAGVPVSNAVAGVAIGLVTKCSEGKGNIEDYRLLTDILGIEDYYGDMDFKMAGTSKGITALQVDLKLPGIPIKIVVEAIQQATAAKREILQIMNQTLAKPRPNRKESGPVVETIHVPLSKRLRFVGPGAYNLKKLQAQTGVTVSQLDEETYSVFAPTPGAMHEAREFIGEICRDDQEVNLEFGAIYTATITEIRDSGVMVKLYPNMTPVLLHNSQLDQRKIKHPSALGLEVGQEIQVKYFGRDPTDGRMRLSRKILQSPASSTLKTLTDKNSIVLGGAQTSTSSQ from the exons ATGGAGCTGTCTTCTGGAAAACTTGCAAAGTTTGCAGACGGCTCTGCTGTTGTTCag CTAGGTGACACAGCAGTGATGGTCACAGCAGTCAGCAAAACCAAGCCCTCTCCATCTCAGTTTATGCCATTAGTG GTTGACTACCGGCagaaagctgctgcagcaggaagaatTCCTACAAACTACCTAAGGAGGGAGCTTGGTTCCACTGACAAAGAAATTCTTACAAGCAGAGTAATAG ATCGGTCCATCAGGCCACTCTTCCCAGCAGGCTACTTCTATGACACACAG ATCCTTTGTAATCTTTTAGCAGTAGATGGTGTCAATGATCCTGATATTCTGGCAATTAATGGAG CTTCTGCAGCACTTGCCTTGTCTGATATCCCCTGGAATGGTCCTATTG GTGCAGTGAGGGTGGGGCTGGTGGATGGAGAGACTGTTATCAATCCAACTCGGAAAGAGATGGCCTCCAGTGCTCTCAATTTAGTTGTTGCTGGAGCTCCACAGAGTCAAGTTG TTATGTTGGAAGCAACTGCTGAGAACATCTTGCAGCAAGACTTCTGCCATGCCATCAAAGTGGGGGTGAAGCAGACCCAGCAGatcatccagggcatccagcaGCTGGTGAAGGAGCGCGGCGTGGTCAAGAGAACTGTCCAGAAATTATTTATTGCTCCCGAAGAGATTGTGGAATTTGCAAAGAA ACTTGCTTCTAACAAGATCTATGCAGTGTTCACAGATTCAAGCCATGATAAA ATTTCGAGAGATGAGGCAATCAATAAAATAAGGCTTGAAACAGAAGAACAGCTGAAAG AAAAATTTCCGGAGGCTGAGCCTTACGAAATCATGGAATCTTTCAATGTGGTTTCAAAGGACATTTTTAGAAATCTTGTTCTAAATGAATATAGAAG GTGTGATGGGAGAGATTTGACTTCCCTCAGAGACATTAAATGTGAAGTGAACATGTTCAAAATGCTTCATGGATCAGCCTTATTTCAAAGAGGTCAAACACAG gtTCTGTGTACAGTTACATTTGACTCTCTAGAATCCAGTGTAAAGTCAGATGTTATCTCCACAGCAGTGAG TGGAATTAAAGATAAAAACTTCATGCTGCATTATGAG TTTCCACCTTATGCAACCAATGAGATTGGCAAAGTTACTGGGCTGAACAGAAGAGAGCTTGGACATG gtGCACTGGCAGAACGAGCTCTGAAACCAGTCATAccccaggatttcccattcacAATCAGAGTTACTTCTGAAGTCCTAGAATCAAATG GGTCCTCCTCAATGGCTTCTGCATGCGGTGGAAGTTTAGCATTAATGGATGCAG GAGTTCCAGTGTCAAATGCAGTGGCAGGTGTAGCCATAGGCCTGGTGACCAAGTGCAGCGAGGGAAAAGGGAATATTGAGGATTATCGCTTGCTGACAGACATCCTG ggaatTGAAGATTACTATGGAGATATGGATTTCAAGATGGCAGGCACCAGTAAAGGGATAACAGCACTGCAG GTTGATCTAAAGCTGCCAGGAATACCAATAAAAATTGTGGTGGAAGCTATTCAGCAAGCTACAG CTGCAAAGAGGGAGATTTTACAAATTATGAACCAAACACTGGCAAAACCCAGACCTAACAGAAAAGAAAGTGGACCAGTTGTAG AAACTATCCACGTTCCATTATCAAAAAGATTAAGATTTGTTGGTCCTGGGGCTTACAATTTGAAAAAACTTCAAGCACAGACTG GTGTGACTGTGAGTCAGCTGGATGAAGAGACCTATTCTGTGTTTGCCCCCACGCCCGGGGCGATGCACGAGGCCAGGGAGTTCATTGGGGAGATCTGCAGGGATGAT CAAGAAGTTAACTTGGAATTCGGGGCAATTTATACAGCCACGATTACTGAAATAAG AGATTCTGGAGTGATGGTAAAACTGTACCCAAACATGACCCCAGTATTACTTCATAATTCACAGCTGGATCAAAGAAAG ATTAAACACCCTAGTGCCCTGGGATTAGAAGTTGGACAAGAAATTcag GTGAAATACTTTGGCCGTGATCCCACTGATGGCAGAATGAGGCTTTCACGGAAAATTCTGCagtccccagccagcagcaccctgaAAACCCTGACAGACAAAAACAGCATTGTCCTGGGAGGGGCACAGACATCCACCTCATCCCAGTGA
- the PNPT1 gene encoding polyribonucleotide nucleotidyltransferase 1, mitochondrial isoform X2: MSVYSANVAKCSRAPGRSEGWRPLRKMELSSGKLAKFADGSAVVQLGDTAVMVTAVSKTKPSPSQFMPLVVDYRQKAAAAGRIPTNYLRRELGSTDKEILTSRVIDRSIRPLFPAGYFYDTQILCNLLAVDGVNDPDILAINGASAALALSDIPWNGPIGAVRVGLVDGETVINPTRKEMASSALNLVVAGAPQSQVVMLEATAENILQQDFCHAIKVGVKQTQQIIQGIQQLVKERGVVKRTVQKLFIAPEEIVEFAKKLASNKIYAVFTDSSHDKISRDEAINKIRLETEEQLKEKFPEAEPYEIMESFNVVSKDIFRNLVLNEYRRCDGRDLTSLRDIKCEVNMFKMLHGSALFQRGQTQVLCTVTFDSLESSVKSDVISTAVSGIKDKNFMLHYEFPPYATNEIGKVTGLNRRELGHGALAERALKPVIPQDFPFTIRVTSEVLESNGSSSMASACGGSLALMDAGVPVSNAVAGVAIGLVTKCSEGKGNIEDYRLLTDILGIEDYYGDMDFKMAGTSKGITALQVDLKLPGIPIKIVVEAIQQATAAKREILQIMNQTLAKPRPNRKESGPVVETIHVPLSKRLRFVGPGAYNLKKLQAQTGVTVSQLDEETYSVFAPTPGAMHEAREFIGEICRDDQEVNLEFGAIYTATITEIRDSGVMVKLYPNMTPVLLHNSQLDQRKIKHPSALGLEVGQEIQVKYFGRDPTDGRMRLSRKILQSPASSTLKTLTDKNSIVLGGAQTSTSSQ, translated from the exons ATGTCTGTGTACAGTGCCAACGTAGCAAAATGTTCCAGGGCACCAGGTAGATCCGAGGGATGGAGACCTCTCCG GAAGATGGAGCTGTCTTCTGGAAAACTTGCAAAGTTTGCAGACGGCTCTGCTGTTGTTCag CTAGGTGACACAGCAGTGATGGTCACAGCAGTCAGCAAAACCAAGCCCTCTCCATCTCAGTTTATGCCATTAGTG GTTGACTACCGGCagaaagctgctgcagcaggaagaatTCCTACAAACTACCTAAGGAGGGAGCTTGGTTCCACTGACAAAGAAATTCTTACAAGCAGAGTAATAG ATCGGTCCATCAGGCCACTCTTCCCAGCAGGCTACTTCTATGACACACAG ATCCTTTGTAATCTTTTAGCAGTAGATGGTGTCAATGATCCTGATATTCTGGCAATTAATGGAG CTTCTGCAGCACTTGCCTTGTCTGATATCCCCTGGAATGGTCCTATTG GTGCAGTGAGGGTGGGGCTGGTGGATGGAGAGACTGTTATCAATCCAACTCGGAAAGAGATGGCCTCCAGTGCTCTCAATTTAGTTGTTGCTGGAGCTCCACAGAGTCAAGTTG TTATGTTGGAAGCAACTGCTGAGAACATCTTGCAGCAAGACTTCTGCCATGCCATCAAAGTGGGGGTGAAGCAGACCCAGCAGatcatccagggcatccagcaGCTGGTGAAGGAGCGCGGCGTGGTCAAGAGAACTGTCCAGAAATTATTTATTGCTCCCGAAGAGATTGTGGAATTTGCAAAGAA ACTTGCTTCTAACAAGATCTATGCAGTGTTCACAGATTCAAGCCATGATAAA ATTTCGAGAGATGAGGCAATCAATAAAATAAGGCTTGAAACAGAAGAACAGCTGAAAG AAAAATTTCCGGAGGCTGAGCCTTACGAAATCATGGAATCTTTCAATGTGGTTTCAAAGGACATTTTTAGAAATCTTGTTCTAAATGAATATAGAAG GTGTGATGGGAGAGATTTGACTTCCCTCAGAGACATTAAATGTGAAGTGAACATGTTCAAAATGCTTCATGGATCAGCCTTATTTCAAAGAGGTCAAACACAG gtTCTGTGTACAGTTACATTTGACTCTCTAGAATCCAGTGTAAAGTCAGATGTTATCTCCACAGCAGTGAG TGGAATTAAAGATAAAAACTTCATGCTGCATTATGAG TTTCCACCTTATGCAACCAATGAGATTGGCAAAGTTACTGGGCTGAACAGAAGAGAGCTTGGACATG gtGCACTGGCAGAACGAGCTCTGAAACCAGTCATAccccaggatttcccattcacAATCAGAGTTACTTCTGAAGTCCTAGAATCAAATG GGTCCTCCTCAATGGCTTCTGCATGCGGTGGAAGTTTAGCATTAATGGATGCAG GAGTTCCAGTGTCAAATGCAGTGGCAGGTGTAGCCATAGGCCTGGTGACCAAGTGCAGCGAGGGAAAAGGGAATATTGAGGATTATCGCTTGCTGACAGACATCCTG ggaatTGAAGATTACTATGGAGATATGGATTTCAAGATGGCAGGCACCAGTAAAGGGATAACAGCACTGCAG GTTGATCTAAAGCTGCCAGGAATACCAATAAAAATTGTGGTGGAAGCTATTCAGCAAGCTACAG CTGCAAAGAGGGAGATTTTACAAATTATGAACCAAACACTGGCAAAACCCAGACCTAACAGAAAAGAAAGTGGACCAGTTGTAG AAACTATCCACGTTCCATTATCAAAAAGATTAAGATTTGTTGGTCCTGGGGCTTACAATTTGAAAAAACTTCAAGCACAGACTG GTGTGACTGTGAGTCAGCTGGATGAAGAGACCTATTCTGTGTTTGCCCCCACGCCCGGGGCGATGCACGAGGCCAGGGAGTTCATTGGGGAGATCTGCAGGGATGAT CAAGAAGTTAACTTGGAATTCGGGGCAATTTATACAGCCACGATTACTGAAATAAG AGATTCTGGAGTGATGGTAAAACTGTACCCAAACATGACCCCAGTATTACTTCATAATTCACAGCTGGATCAAAGAAAG ATTAAACACCCTAGTGCCCTGGGATTAGAAGTTGGACAAGAAATTcag GTGAAATACTTTGGCCGTGATCCCACTGATGGCAGAATGAGGCTTTCACGGAAAATTCTGCagtccccagccagcagcaccctgaAAACCCTGACAGACAAAAACAGCATTGTCCTGGGAGGGGCACAGACATCCACCTCATCCCAGTGA
- the PNPT1 gene encoding polyribonucleotide nucleotidyltransferase 1, mitochondrial isoform X1 yields the protein MAAATSCGRAALGALARDGGGAAARWRRVLPPGRPALPWVPARPWVPARGAAAGPGPGPAVTVEVGGRKMELSSGKLAKFADGSAVVQLGDTAVMVTAVSKTKPSPSQFMPLVVDYRQKAAAAGRIPTNYLRRELGSTDKEILTSRVIDRSIRPLFPAGYFYDTQILCNLLAVDGVNDPDILAINGASAALALSDIPWNGPIGAVRVGLVDGETVINPTRKEMASSALNLVVAGAPQSQVVMLEATAENILQQDFCHAIKVGVKQTQQIIQGIQQLVKERGVVKRTVQKLFIAPEEIVEFAKKLASNKIYAVFTDSSHDKISRDEAINKIRLETEEQLKEKFPEAEPYEIMESFNVVSKDIFRNLVLNEYRRCDGRDLTSLRDIKCEVNMFKMLHGSALFQRGQTQVLCTVTFDSLESSVKSDVISTAVSGIKDKNFMLHYEFPPYATNEIGKVTGLNRRELGHGALAERALKPVIPQDFPFTIRVTSEVLESNGSSSMASACGGSLALMDAGVPVSNAVAGVAIGLVTKCSEGKGNIEDYRLLTDILGIEDYYGDMDFKMAGTSKGITALQVDLKLPGIPIKIVVEAIQQATAAKREILQIMNQTLAKPRPNRKESGPVVETIHVPLSKRLRFVGPGAYNLKKLQAQTGVTVSQLDEETYSVFAPTPGAMHEAREFIGEICRDDQEVNLEFGAIYTATITEIRDSGVMVKLYPNMTPVLLHNSQLDQRKIKHPSALGLEVGQEIQVKYFGRDPTDGRMRLSRKILQSPASSTLKTLTDKNSIVLGGAQTSTSSQ from the exons ATGGCGGCCGCCACGAGCTGCGGCCGCGCCGCGCTGGGCGCGCTGGCCCGGgatggcggcggggccgcggcgcggTGGCGGCGGGTCCTGCCCCCGggccgccctgccctgccctgggtgcCCGCCCGGCCCTGGGTGCCCGCtcgcggcgcggcggcggggcccgggcccGGGCCGGCCGTGACGGTGGAGGTGGGCGGCAG GAAGATGGAGCTGTCTTCTGGAAAACTTGCAAAGTTTGCAGACGGCTCTGCTGTTGTTCag CTAGGTGACACAGCAGTGATGGTCACAGCAGTCAGCAAAACCAAGCCCTCTCCATCTCAGTTTATGCCATTAGTG GTTGACTACCGGCagaaagctgctgcagcaggaagaatTCCTACAAACTACCTAAGGAGGGAGCTTGGTTCCACTGACAAAGAAATTCTTACAAGCAGAGTAATAG ATCGGTCCATCAGGCCACTCTTCCCAGCAGGCTACTTCTATGACACACAG ATCCTTTGTAATCTTTTAGCAGTAGATGGTGTCAATGATCCTGATATTCTGGCAATTAATGGAG CTTCTGCAGCACTTGCCTTGTCTGATATCCCCTGGAATGGTCCTATTG GTGCAGTGAGGGTGGGGCTGGTGGATGGAGAGACTGTTATCAATCCAACTCGGAAAGAGATGGCCTCCAGTGCTCTCAATTTAGTTGTTGCTGGAGCTCCACAGAGTCAAGTTG TTATGTTGGAAGCAACTGCTGAGAACATCTTGCAGCAAGACTTCTGCCATGCCATCAAAGTGGGGGTGAAGCAGACCCAGCAGatcatccagggcatccagcaGCTGGTGAAGGAGCGCGGCGTGGTCAAGAGAACTGTCCAGAAATTATTTATTGCTCCCGAAGAGATTGTGGAATTTGCAAAGAA ACTTGCTTCTAACAAGATCTATGCAGTGTTCACAGATTCAAGCCATGATAAA ATTTCGAGAGATGAGGCAATCAATAAAATAAGGCTTGAAACAGAAGAACAGCTGAAAG AAAAATTTCCGGAGGCTGAGCCTTACGAAATCATGGAATCTTTCAATGTGGTTTCAAAGGACATTTTTAGAAATCTTGTTCTAAATGAATATAGAAG GTGTGATGGGAGAGATTTGACTTCCCTCAGAGACATTAAATGTGAAGTGAACATGTTCAAAATGCTTCATGGATCAGCCTTATTTCAAAGAGGTCAAACACAG gtTCTGTGTACAGTTACATTTGACTCTCTAGAATCCAGTGTAAAGTCAGATGTTATCTCCACAGCAGTGAG TGGAATTAAAGATAAAAACTTCATGCTGCATTATGAG TTTCCACCTTATGCAACCAATGAGATTGGCAAAGTTACTGGGCTGAACAGAAGAGAGCTTGGACATG gtGCACTGGCAGAACGAGCTCTGAAACCAGTCATAccccaggatttcccattcacAATCAGAGTTACTTCTGAAGTCCTAGAATCAAATG GGTCCTCCTCAATGGCTTCTGCATGCGGTGGAAGTTTAGCATTAATGGATGCAG GAGTTCCAGTGTCAAATGCAGTGGCAGGTGTAGCCATAGGCCTGGTGACCAAGTGCAGCGAGGGAAAAGGGAATATTGAGGATTATCGCTTGCTGACAGACATCCTG ggaatTGAAGATTACTATGGAGATATGGATTTCAAGATGGCAGGCACCAGTAAAGGGATAACAGCACTGCAG GTTGATCTAAAGCTGCCAGGAATACCAATAAAAATTGTGGTGGAAGCTATTCAGCAAGCTACAG CTGCAAAGAGGGAGATTTTACAAATTATGAACCAAACACTGGCAAAACCCAGACCTAACAGAAAAGAAAGTGGACCAGTTGTAG AAACTATCCACGTTCCATTATCAAAAAGATTAAGATTTGTTGGTCCTGGGGCTTACAATTTGAAAAAACTTCAAGCACAGACTG GTGTGACTGTGAGTCAGCTGGATGAAGAGACCTATTCTGTGTTTGCCCCCACGCCCGGGGCGATGCACGAGGCCAGGGAGTTCATTGGGGAGATCTGCAGGGATGAT CAAGAAGTTAACTTGGAATTCGGGGCAATTTATACAGCCACGATTACTGAAATAAG AGATTCTGGAGTGATGGTAAAACTGTACCCAAACATGACCCCAGTATTACTTCATAATTCACAGCTGGATCAAAGAAAG ATTAAACACCCTAGTGCCCTGGGATTAGAAGTTGGACAAGAAATTcag GTGAAATACTTTGGCCGTGATCCCACTGATGGCAGAATGAGGCTTTCACGGAAAATTCTGCagtccccagccagcagcaccctgaAAACCCTGACAGACAAAAACAGCATTGTCCTGGGAGGGGCACAGACATCCACCTCATCCCAGTGA
- the PNPT1 gene encoding polyribonucleotide nucleotidyltransferase 1, mitochondrial isoform X3: MVEWLEHHWESFLEQLQEDGAVFWKTCKVCRRLCCCSGDTAVMVTAVSKTKPSPSQFMPLVVDYRQKAAAAGRIPTNYLRRELGSTDKEILTSRVIDRSIRPLFPAGYFYDTQILCNLLAVDGVNDPDILAINGASAALALSDIPWNGPIGAVRVGLVDGETVINPTRKEMASSALNLVVAGAPQSQVVMLEATAENILQQDFCHAIKVGVKQTQQIIQGIQQLVKERGVVKRTVQKLFIAPEEIVEFAKKLASNKIYAVFTDSSHDKISRDEAINKIRLETEEQLKEKFPEAEPYEIMESFNVVSKDIFRNLVLNEYRRCDGRDLTSLRDIKCEVNMFKMLHGSALFQRGQTQVLCTVTFDSLESSVKSDVISTAVSGIKDKNFMLHYEFPPYATNEIGKVTGLNRRELGHGALAERALKPVIPQDFPFTIRVTSEVLESNGSSSMASACGGSLALMDAGVPVSNAVAGVAIGLVTKCSEGKGNIEDYRLLTDILGIEDYYGDMDFKMAGTSKGITALQVDLKLPGIPIKIVVEAIQQATAAKREILQIMNQTLAKPRPNRKESGPVVETIHVPLSKRLRFVGPGAYNLKKLQAQTGVTVSQLDEETYSVFAPTPGAMHEAREFIGEICRDDQEVNLEFGAIYTATITEIRDSGVMVKLYPNMTPVLLHNSQLDQRKIKHPSALGLEVGQEIQVKYFGRDPTDGRMRLSRKILQSPASSTLKTLTDKNSIVLGGAQTSTSSQ, from the exons atggtggaatggcTGGAACACCACTGGGAATCTTTCCTGGAACAACTGCAG GAAGATGGAGCTGTCTTCTGGAAAACTTGCAAAGTTTGCAGACGGCTCTGCTGTTGTTCag GTGACACAGCAGTGATGGTCACAGCAGTCAGCAAAACCAAGCCCTCTCCATCTCAGTTTATGCCATTAGTG GTTGACTACCGGCagaaagctgctgcagcaggaagaatTCCTACAAACTACCTAAGGAGGGAGCTTGGTTCCACTGACAAAGAAATTCTTACAAGCAGAGTAATAG ATCGGTCCATCAGGCCACTCTTCCCAGCAGGCTACTTCTATGACACACAG ATCCTTTGTAATCTTTTAGCAGTAGATGGTGTCAATGATCCTGATATTCTGGCAATTAATGGAG CTTCTGCAGCACTTGCCTTGTCTGATATCCCCTGGAATGGTCCTATTG GTGCAGTGAGGGTGGGGCTGGTGGATGGAGAGACTGTTATCAATCCAACTCGGAAAGAGATGGCCTCCAGTGCTCTCAATTTAGTTGTTGCTGGAGCTCCACAGAGTCAAGTTG TTATGTTGGAAGCAACTGCTGAGAACATCTTGCAGCAAGACTTCTGCCATGCCATCAAAGTGGGGGTGAAGCAGACCCAGCAGatcatccagggcatccagcaGCTGGTGAAGGAGCGCGGCGTGGTCAAGAGAACTGTCCAGAAATTATTTATTGCTCCCGAAGAGATTGTGGAATTTGCAAAGAA ACTTGCTTCTAACAAGATCTATGCAGTGTTCACAGATTCAAGCCATGATAAA ATTTCGAGAGATGAGGCAATCAATAAAATAAGGCTTGAAACAGAAGAACAGCTGAAAG AAAAATTTCCGGAGGCTGAGCCTTACGAAATCATGGAATCTTTCAATGTGGTTTCAAAGGACATTTTTAGAAATCTTGTTCTAAATGAATATAGAAG GTGTGATGGGAGAGATTTGACTTCCCTCAGAGACATTAAATGTGAAGTGAACATGTTCAAAATGCTTCATGGATCAGCCTTATTTCAAAGAGGTCAAACACAG gtTCTGTGTACAGTTACATTTGACTCTCTAGAATCCAGTGTAAAGTCAGATGTTATCTCCACAGCAGTGAG TGGAATTAAAGATAAAAACTTCATGCTGCATTATGAG TTTCCACCTTATGCAACCAATGAGATTGGCAAAGTTACTGGGCTGAACAGAAGAGAGCTTGGACATG gtGCACTGGCAGAACGAGCTCTGAAACCAGTCATAccccaggatttcccattcacAATCAGAGTTACTTCTGAAGTCCTAGAATCAAATG GGTCCTCCTCAATGGCTTCTGCATGCGGTGGAAGTTTAGCATTAATGGATGCAG GAGTTCCAGTGTCAAATGCAGTGGCAGGTGTAGCCATAGGCCTGGTGACCAAGTGCAGCGAGGGAAAAGGGAATATTGAGGATTATCGCTTGCTGACAGACATCCTG ggaatTGAAGATTACTATGGAGATATGGATTTCAAGATGGCAGGCACCAGTAAAGGGATAACAGCACTGCAG GTTGATCTAAAGCTGCCAGGAATACCAATAAAAATTGTGGTGGAAGCTATTCAGCAAGCTACAG CTGCAAAGAGGGAGATTTTACAAATTATGAACCAAACACTGGCAAAACCCAGACCTAACAGAAAAGAAAGTGGACCAGTTGTAG AAACTATCCACGTTCCATTATCAAAAAGATTAAGATTTGTTGGTCCTGGGGCTTACAATTTGAAAAAACTTCAAGCACAGACTG GTGTGACTGTGAGTCAGCTGGATGAAGAGACCTATTCTGTGTTTGCCCCCACGCCCGGGGCGATGCACGAGGCCAGGGAGTTCATTGGGGAGATCTGCAGGGATGAT CAAGAAGTTAACTTGGAATTCGGGGCAATTTATACAGCCACGATTACTGAAATAAG AGATTCTGGAGTGATGGTAAAACTGTACCCAAACATGACCCCAGTATTACTTCATAATTCACAGCTGGATCAAAGAAAG ATTAAACACCCTAGTGCCCTGGGATTAGAAGTTGGACAAGAAATTcag GTGAAATACTTTGGCCGTGATCCCACTGATGGCAGAATGAGGCTTTCACGGAAAATTCTGCagtccccagccagcagcaccctgaAAACCCTGACAGACAAAAACAGCATTGTCCTGGGAGGGGCACAGACATCCACCTCATCCCAGTGA